Part of the Salminus brasiliensis chromosome 2, fSalBra1.hap2, whole genome shotgun sequence genome, CCAGATTACTTTAAGGGTTAATGTTGTTCCTCTGCTTCacgtaccccccccccccccccccccgccctcTCTTGCTCATAAACAGGATGTCTGTCTGAGGCTGTAAAGAGCTGCTGAGAGAAGCAGATAGTGCAGATTTCTCTCtgtcacagcacacacaggaGCATAAGCCTCCCCTCATTGACGGCTCTGTGTGCGTAATCGGGGAGGAATGCAAGGGGTGTGATCAGGCCCGGGTTTTAAAAGGGCAACCCTGCCCCCTGCACAGCACTCCTGCCCACACAGGCTGTATGGGTCCCTGAGAGCCATCCCAGAGGAACATGGCCTCCTTTAAGAAATCTCTAGAAGGGCTGAAGAGCACCACGCAGTCAGCCACTAAAGGCGTCGCTGACTCCGCAGGTACTACAGCTGCTGTCAGAGCCAGACatcaaaataacaacaacaaaataactACTGCAAATGATAGAATCTATATTTATAGTGTCTGATAATTATTTAGCAACCTCTAGAAATTactcagtgtctactatgaaaaatgtattattcaatatctactagtaattatttaatgttgctttatgttgctttaattattcagtgtctactataaatcactcagtatctaccatgaattattaaAGTGTCTActgttaatgattcagtatctaccatgaattaatTTACTGtatactattaattatttagtctaatatgaattattcagtatctaccctGACTTATtctgtaactactatgaattattcagtcaaTTATTCAcatttcagtatctactataatcaCATCTCACTATCTACTATAATTcacagtatctactatgaattactcattatctaccatgaattacttagtatctacaataaattactcagtatctaccatgaattactcagtatctaccatgaattactcagtatttactatgaattaatcGGTATTTACCATGAATTACTCattatctaccatgaattactaAGTATGtaccatgaattactcagtatgtaccatgaattactcagtatttactacgaattatttagtatctgctatggactattcagtatctaccaggAATTCAGTATgtctaattattcagtatcaaccATGGATTATTCATTACCTTCTCCTTTATATTCAGTGTACTATACATAATAATTTcttattatattgttatatattaaattaatgcaTGTTATATAATTAATGAATATAATGTAAGTTTTGTAGATCAGTCAGGAGATGACACAGGACCAGACCCAGGCCattagggtttaaggggtttgGAACACATGGAGGCAGAAAAGCAGTGATAAACCAGGCCTGTTATCACTCATGCTTGTTTTACAGTTTCGCTCAGCACATTCTTCAGTGCTTGTAATGTGTTGTTAAAGCTAAAAGCTCAGGCTTGCTGtgatgctgatgtgtgtgtttgttggggGGCATGCAGACCAGCACGTTTCCTAATGTGATTTCAGTGCAAGCAGCTCAAGACGCCGTACACCAGGTGGCAGAGTCCTCCAAAGAAACCACCACCATGGgtaagagagagcgagcgagagcttCAGAGACTCTGAGCAGCCAGTGTGAGGGTAGTGATATAGGAAATCAACAGTTTCAGCACATATATAGTGTGGGCATTTTTTACCACAACCAGTGTATCCAGTGTACTTCTGCTCCCACAGTCTGTGCCAGAGCACTATATGAccaaaaagtatgtggacacctgctcttccTGGGTTTCTTCTAAAAGCAAGGGTATtcgtaacagcctctactcctcTGAGAAGACTTTATATTAGATATtgtatcattgctgtgaggatttgattgatttagcCTTACAACAGcatcaggttcaggttcagtgATGTTAAATGATGAGTTCTGacacctcaactcatcccaaaaatgtgggatggagctccatcacgcCAGacaatacagttccactgctctacagcccatttctgggggcttcatacccctctaaccTGTGCTGGCCATTGGGCATGGTGAGCAGCGATGGGTACACCTTGAAGTACCTCAATACACTTATTACAAGGggcgtctggatacttttggacattgtTCTTTATATATCAGAGATTAcaatatgtttgtgtgtttatgcatgtatgtgtgtttagctgCTGAAGAGGTGTCCAGACAAACACAGTCTGCTCTCGGCACAGCAGCAGACAAAGCCTCGGACACCATAAAGGAATTTGGGCACAAACTGGGGACCAAGTGACCACACCACTGCCGTGCCAGCCGACACCAGCCTGACCCTCGTTTTAATCAGGACTGCACAATAAAACGATAACGCTCTTTCAGTCTCACTCTGCAAATACTGTTGcgcagaacccccccccccccctttataaCACAGGTTTAACATTCCATTCATCTGATGACCATCTTCCTGACCCCTGCCTTTGCAAGACTTCCACCTGTATTAGCCACTGTAACGTTGGAACAATAAAAGATATGATTTTCGTGTGTCTACATCATTAATGAGCCCACAAAGCACACAAACCCCAGCGCCGCCATCGCCCCAATGAATATTCAGAGAGTGTGTTCGCTGGGGTGAGGGGCGCCCGGCGGGACGACAAAGCAATAAAAATGTATGAGTGGATATGAGTTATGAATATCAATTTAGAGAACATTAACAGCATCTCCAAGTTGTGAGAGGCCTTTCATATCCGCCGCACAAACAAGCTTGGCCTCTGGCACCGGGGGTCCAAGGCCCGGTCCCACGTTGTTCTaacgttgttgttttttctttcccgCCTCGTGTGCTTAGTCATCCCTCTCCTGACGGCATGCTCACAGTTTTTTGTCTCTCGCACGATCAATGAAAGAGTGCTGTACTGGAGATGCTCTGGAGAAGGCTCTGGTGGTGTGTCGTCATGGCAACGTACAGGCATGGCTACGAGCTTTCATTCAGATTGCCTCGGGCAGGATTCATTTAGTATTCTGCAACAGAAAGCCACTTATTCTCGTTTGCTCACTCTTTCAGAAGCGAGGTGTGTAAACGTCAGCGTACGTCAAATGATAGTTTCTGTTTTGTTGTTCATAAAACAGCatttccaccatgtttggatCAGGCTGGGTGGCTACCAGTGTTGTCGTGCATATGTGGCGTCCAACACTTGGGACTGGAGTGAAGAAAGTGCATTTTCACGGATGTACTTGTACAGTATAACAAAAGTCTCATGTCCTAGCTTACACTGCTAAAGCCAGAGTGCAAGGTCAGCAGTCTGGAGCAAAGAGGGTTAAGGGCTTtgcccaagggcccaacagtggcagtttcaTAAACACAGGAATCAACCCCCCAGCCCTGGGATTAATAACCCAGCGCTCCACAacataacaaacaaacaaaaaacataagaGTTGGGcctaaaaacattagtaaatgagcttcAGCTGAAAGATGATTAGTATGTAGCTCCACCCCCTcaattgtttactgtttattcccatccgTAGGTTGAAACCCCCAATCACATGACGTCCCCAGATTGGAAGGTTTTTGACATTGGAGCTCTAAGGTCTTGCTGGTCTTCTCATACTTAATGAActgcagttagactgtagggccggtctagagctgtacaattacactacataaaaacacagctcTCCATGGTCGGGAGTCTGAGGATAGGAATGTGATAGGAGTCCTAAGTTGCAGATGGGGAATAAAATATTATaccattataaaaaaatatataacatatataggAGGCACAGTTCATGTTgttatgttaaaaaataaaacacagaaatcACATTATATTTTAAGCTTCAAAGTagtattatttttcattttcatttttgtcagtgACAGCAAGATGACAAATCAGCTACATAATATTATTCGAATGATTTCAACCTACCAATGatgaaaatcaaatcaaatacaaatattatataatattattatatatgaaatTAAATATCATGAAAACTGCATTATCACTAACTCTACTCCATTTGATGGCGCTCAGCCAGTGTAACCAGCTTGAACTGTCCAGGTTGTACAGGATATTGCTAACAAAACTACGGATGTGGATAAGGTCCACCCCCATAATTACAATGTACAATGAGACTCAAGACTGAACAAACTACCAGTTACTTCCCCAAAATGTTTAGCAGACAGCAAATTACTGTAAAGTCTCACTGTTTAACCActtacaaaagaaaaacaagcagTTCTGTAAGACTGAAGATAATTAATCCCTGTCTTTTCATTACCAGAGGGGTATTAATAGTTAGTCTTCCCAACTTTGCtacagtaacagtctctactcttGTAGAGGAACTTTATGCTAGATGTTggaccattgctgtgaagaGGATTTTAATGAATTCAGCCGCCTTAAAAgtgcatcagtgaggtcaggcactgacgctggatgattagttctgacaGTCCAACTCATCCTTAGGTAGTCAAtggagctccactgctccacagcccaatgccgGGAGCTTTATACCCTGCTAGACAGGGAATATCAACAGCAGTACTGATAGAAATGTACATGGAAAATATTGCAGCATGAGTGCTTTCCCAGTCTCAAACCACCCCCCTCAGCAGTAAGAGCACCGGGCTACTGATAACAGAGTTGTGGGGGGTCGATACCctggcttggcaagctgctagcattgggcccttcaccctccctgggCATGTGTAcccactgtcactgtgtgtgttcactgcatggatgggttaaaggcgacAGCCAAGTCCCATCTGtttccaacacaaatggtgaacatggtTGTCTTGTATTGTCTTGAAGTGTCTGAGCCATTGAAAAGCAAGACAGCTACAAAGAATCCTCATCTCACCTGATACTTACAAGAAACAACCATGTCTACCTGCAAACAGACAGTTTTGTCCATTGAAAAAAAATGTCCATTAACACTTGTTATCTGGTCTGTGTGAGCACCCCAATATTACTAGAGTAGTCTTCCTGCTGAAGCAGCTTGCTTGGCTGACCAATGTTGACAGACAGCAAGACCAGTGACTATGTAGTGACTGTAATATACTAATATTGCTCAAATACTAATGTTGACCCCTTCATCCCTGGCTGTACTGCTCTCCCACGGAACCTAACAGTTATTGTTCAGGAACTATCATGAAAttaatatgtattttatgtgGTCAAGAACATTAAACTAATGGCAAGCACTGTCTGGAGTATAGGgcaccccagcattgggctgtgaagcagtggaactgtgttctgtgatgtgatggagctccatgtaatacctttgggatgagttggagtggcagaactgatcatccaaaatcACGTGACCTCAGTGGTGCTCTTGTGaggcagaatgcaatcaaatcctcctcacggAGGTTCCAACATCAGCATAAAGCTTTCCCTAGAGGCTGCAAAGAAGGACAAACTCCAGGACAAACATTGGAAGAGCAGGCGTCTACAAACTTTTTGCCATGCAGTTTATAATGTATATGTTATGCAGTTCTTTGTGCTATGTTTTGAGTACAGTCATGGCAGTTAAGACCTTAAATTACAGGTCATACAGTATCTCCTCAGCGGTCAGTTCTCGGGACGGGAGTTCATGTTGGCTCGTTGTTCTGGCTTCTTCACATTCtatctaactctctctctcgctcgctccttTCTCTTTCCTCCTACTCACTCTCTGCCTCCGCATCCCTCTCTATTTACATCCTTGTCCTCCTCTGTCTCCTGCTGTTGATCCCTGGTGAGAGGAGCCTATAGCTGATTCTTCAGCTGCACATGACATGTTTTTCTCCAACCCCCATAAATGTACACCCACACCACCATCTCCCACTCAcctccatcaccatcaccaccctcCGAGCCCAGCTCCATCGCCACCAACTCGCTCCATCCACACAGGCTGTTGCTAGGCAACCGAATTCTCCTGGAACGTGCGATTGGCAAAAGCAGAGGAATTGCTGGTGAGACGAGAGCTCTCAGGAACACTGGTTCTGTAGCCAGGCTTGGGAGCATGTtcaggaaaacaaacacacaggatGTAGCTTTCAAATTATGGTCTATTTAGATTGAAATGTAGCCTGAGAGAAACGTTGTGGATGTAGATGATCTTAGCTGATCTTTATTCCATGTTTCTGTAATGCAGGCACAGTCCAACGCGTAAATGAACAATAATCACCAGCTTCACTCTACGTATGATGGATGACTCTTGGTAGCTTCCAAGGGTtcttttgagcgatgccatacaAGAACCACTTTGATTCTATAAGGAAGTATGTTTCTAATAGAGAAGTGTGACTAAAGAAACCAAATGCCAAATAAATATTCGTCACATTCATATCTCTATTACatgcatggttctttatggaaccaaaaaagagctttttaaaaggcatcactcaaagaaacatttgtagaacctttattttaagactACAGGCATAAAAGGTAAATTTAGCAATGCGGACCAAGTactttaaaacataaaacaaaaaataaatatttttatttattatatatatcatcATACACATTACAAatagcagtaaaatgctttgATAAATGTACACTCACATAAAAGATATATTATGAAGATGGAATacataaaatgtcaaatatgTCAAATTAacataacattagaaaaaataaaaaaataaatcaaagttAATAAGCTTTAATGAGTGCAAGATATCTGCTGAtttaagtactcttggaagaggtgggtctgttcagacacccaggggaagttcattccaccacttcggtgccaagacagagaaaagtctggatgcttgtttttcatggatcttgaaggatggtgggtcaagctgagccatatttgaagctggaagggctcactatacagatcagcttttgaccattgccatcaactTGATGAGCTTTTGAAtttgatgcaggcagcagctacaggaagccagtgaagagaacgcagcatgTTACATGGATCAACTTAGAAACATTAGACAAGTCATGCCGATGTGTTCTGGATTAATTGCAGTGGCCTGATAGTGTGCacaggaagaccagccagaaggaaGTAGCAGTAGTCAAATCTTGAAATGATGAGAGGCCAAACAAGAACTTGGGTTGCCGCTCTAGAGAGGACAGATCGAATTCTCTGAAGGTTGTAAAGGAGAAATTGGTATCAGATTTGCAACATGAGTCAAAAAAAATAACTGGTCATTCATGACTACACCAAGTCTTtgtgcttctgca contains:
- the adirf gene encoding adipogenesis regulatory factor, coding for MASFKKSLEGLKSTTQSATKGVADSAVQAAQDAVHQVAESSKETTTMAAEEVSRQTQSALGTAADKASDTIKEFGHKLGTK